From a region of the Corallococcus coralloides DSM 2259 genome:
- a CDS encoding cob(I)yrinic acid a,c-diamide adenosyltransferase: MKIYTKTGDAGETGLFGGGRVAKDDALVDAYGEVDELNATLGLARTFPLPADLEHFLQRIQDQLFTVGAVLATPPHTKAAAHIPELRPEWVEEMERHIDRYEEELPKMTHFILPGGSPAAAALHLSRTVCRRAERRVVTLLREDKAPPAVAMYLNRLSDLLFVVARLVNFRAGLPDVKWIPEKPTK, translated from the coding sequence ATGAAGATTTACACGAAGACCGGCGACGCCGGGGAGACGGGCCTCTTCGGCGGTGGCCGCGTGGCGAAGGACGACGCGCTGGTGGACGCCTACGGCGAGGTGGACGAGCTCAACGCCACGCTGGGCCTTGCCCGCACGTTCCCGCTGCCGGCGGACCTGGAGCACTTCCTCCAGCGCATCCAGGACCAGCTCTTCACGGTGGGCGCGGTGCTGGCCACGCCGCCGCACACCAAGGCGGCGGCCCACATCCCGGAGCTGCGCCCGGAGTGGGTGGAGGAGATGGAGCGCCACATCGACCGCTATGAGGAGGAGCTGCCGAAGATGACGCACTTCATCCTCCCGGGAGGCTCGCCCGCGGCCGCGGCGCTGCACCTGTCGCGCACGGTGTGCCGCCGCGCCGAGCGCCGGGTGGTGACGCTGCTTCGCGAGGACAAGGCCCCGCCCGCCGTGGCCATGTACCTGAACCGCCTGTCGGACCTGCTCTTCGTGGTGGCCCGGCTGGTGAACTTCCGCGCCGGCCTGCCGGACGTGAAGTGGATCCCCGAGAAGCCGACGAAGTAA
- a CDS encoding DMT family transporter gives MGASATGAVTPSAETPPLGRVYAALTVQVLISAGTYLAAKRAMTELSPFTVVLWRFLVCGVAFVALLALTPGRKLPPRHAWPRIALLGLMGGPVNQTLFFSGLSRSTAAHAALFYALTPLGVYVASLVLGRERASTRTTAGILTALVGVVVLLLGRGLASARGTLEGDLLILAAVVAWVVYTTEGKSLATEHGPLRATAWTMTVATVLQLPLAPFVLEPEAVWASSAAAKASIVYVGLMTSVVAYLLWSYALSKVPASRVAIFSNLQPAVTALVAWLFLDEALHWELALGGALVLVGVRLTQGVPVKAAPVVVRAG, from the coding sequence ATGGGCGCTTCTGCAACTGGAGCCGTGACGCCGTCCGCCGAGACTCCGCCGCTCGGGCGGGTGTACGCGGCGCTGACGGTGCAGGTGCTGATCAGCGCGGGCACGTACCTGGCCGCGAAGCGGGCGATGACGGAGCTGTCGCCGTTCACGGTGGTGCTGTGGCGCTTCCTCGTCTGCGGCGTCGCGTTCGTGGCGCTGCTCGCGCTGACACCGGGGCGGAAGCTGCCGCCGCGCCATGCGTGGCCGCGCATCGCGCTGCTGGGGCTGATGGGCGGGCCGGTGAACCAGACGCTGTTCTTCTCCGGCCTGTCGCGCTCCACGGCGGCGCACGCGGCGCTGTTCTACGCGCTCACGCCGCTGGGCGTGTACGTGGCCAGCCTGGTGCTGGGCCGGGAGCGGGCTTCCACGCGGACGACGGCGGGCATCCTCACGGCGCTGGTGGGCGTGGTGGTGCTGCTCCTGGGCCGGGGACTCGCGAGCGCGCGGGGCACGCTGGAGGGCGACCTGCTCATCCTCGCGGCGGTGGTGGCGTGGGTGGTCTACACGACGGAAGGAAAGTCCCTGGCCACCGAGCATGGACCGCTGCGCGCGACGGCCTGGACGATGACGGTCGCCACGGTGTTGCAGCTGCCGCTCGCCCCGTTCGTGCTGGAGCCCGAGGCGGTGTGGGCCTCCAGCGCCGCGGCGAAGGCCTCCATCGTGTACGTGGGGCTGATGACGTCGGTGGTGGCGTACCTGCTCTGGTCCTACGCGCTGTCCAAGGTGCCCGCGTCGCGCGTGGCCATCTTCTCCAACCTGCAACCGGCGGTGACGGCGCTGGTCGCGTGGCTCTTCCTGGATGAAGCGCTGCACTGGGAGCTGGCGCTGGGTGGCGCGCTGGTGCTCGTGGGCGTGCGGCTGACGCAGGGTGTGCCGGTGAAGGCCGCGCCGGTGGTGGTGCGCGCGGGCTGA
- a CDS encoding thymidylate synthase encodes MQPYLSLMEHVLKHGTKKGDRTGTGTLSLFGHQLRFDLTQGFPLVTTKKLHLKSIIHELLWMLRGDSNVRSLQEVGVTIWDEWANADGSLGPVYGHQWRSWNTPDGGHVDQMQQLVDGLKKNPDSRRHLVSAWNVADVPSMKLPPCHVMFQFYVADGKLSCQLYQRSADIFLGLPFNIASYSLLTMMVAQATGLTAHEFIHTVGDAHLYLNHVEQAQEQLKREPRPLPRMHLNPDVKELFAFRYEDFTLEGYDPHPAIKAPVAV; translated from the coding sequence ATGCAGCCATACCTGAGTCTGATGGAGCACGTCCTGAAGCACGGGACGAAGAAGGGCGACCGGACCGGCACGGGGACGCTGAGCCTCTTCGGCCACCAGCTCCGCTTCGACCTCACCCAGGGCTTCCCCCTGGTGACGACGAAGAAGCTCCACCTGAAGTCCATCATCCACGAGCTCCTGTGGATGCTCCGGGGCGACTCCAACGTGCGCTCGCTCCAGGAGGTGGGGGTCACCATCTGGGACGAGTGGGCCAACGCGGACGGAAGCCTGGGCCCCGTGTACGGCCACCAGTGGCGCTCCTGGAACACGCCGGACGGCGGCCACGTGGATCAGATGCAGCAGCTGGTGGACGGGCTGAAGAAGAACCCGGACTCGCGCCGCCACTTGGTGAGCGCGTGGAACGTGGCGGACGTGCCGTCCATGAAGCTGCCGCCCTGCCACGTGATGTTCCAGTTCTACGTGGCGGACGGGAAGCTCTCCTGCCAGCTCTACCAGCGCAGCGCGGACATCTTCCTGGGGCTGCCCTTCAACATCGCGTCGTACTCGCTGCTCACGATGATGGTGGCGCAGGCCACGGGACTCACCGCGCACGAGTTCATCCACACCGTGGGTGACGCGCACCTGTACCTGAACCACGTGGAGCAGGCGCAGGAGCAGCTCAAGCGCGAGCCGCGCCCCCTGCCGCGCATGCACCTGAACCCGGACGTGAAGGAACTGTTCGCCTTCCGCTACGAGGACTTCACGCTGGAAGGCTACGACCCGCACCCCGCCATCAAGGCGCCCGTGGCCGTATGA
- a CDS encoding ATP-grasp domain-containing protein produces MLRPGEDLLKVEDRLWLLTAATGKGVYDFAFDRFFACRRPYVLPDEPIEVVARAGAWPDYAERYRELEAQGVRLVHSPEQHLLATELPRWYPLLEDLTPRSRWFDTPPDARTVEAQLGWPVFLKGARQTSRHRKSLSIIEGPEAFRQAMDAYAQDDILHWQQVVCRELRPLRRVDDTQGADALPRSFEFRTFWWRQQLVGFGPYWWQGTPYALTPQEERDALALAGEAARRVVLPFLVVDVAQEVSGRWIVIECNDGQESGYVGVSPFALWQRVLDVERERAG; encoded by the coding sequence ATGCTGCGTCCCGGAGAGGACCTCCTGAAGGTCGAGGACCGCCTGTGGCTGCTCACCGCGGCGACGGGGAAGGGCGTCTATGACTTCGCCTTCGACCGGTTCTTCGCGTGCCGCCGGCCGTATGTGCTGCCCGACGAGCCCATCGAAGTCGTCGCGCGCGCGGGCGCGTGGCCCGACTACGCGGAGCGCTACCGCGAGCTGGAGGCGCAGGGCGTGCGGCTGGTGCATTCGCCGGAGCAGCACCTGCTCGCGACGGAGCTTCCGCGCTGGTATCCGCTGCTGGAGGACCTGACGCCCCGGAGCCGCTGGTTCGACACGCCTCCGGACGCGCGCACGGTGGAGGCGCAGCTGGGCTGGCCGGTGTTCCTCAAGGGCGCGCGGCAGACGAGCCGCCATCGCAAGTCCCTCTCCATCATCGAGGGACCGGAGGCCTTCCGCCAGGCCATGGACGCCTACGCTCAGGACGACATCCTGCACTGGCAGCAGGTGGTGTGCCGCGAGCTGCGGCCCCTGCGGCGCGTGGACGACACGCAGGGCGCGGACGCGCTGCCGCGCTCGTTCGAGTTCCGCACCTTCTGGTGGCGGCAGCAGCTGGTGGGCTTCGGGCCCTACTGGTGGCAGGGGACGCCGTACGCGCTGACGCCCCAGGAAGAGCGGGACGCCTTGGCGCTCGCGGGCGAGGCGGCGCGCCGGGTCGTGCTCCCGTTCCTCGTCGTCGACGTGGCCCAGGAGGTGTCCGGCCGGTGGATCGTCATCGAGTGCAACGACGGCCAGGAGAGCGGCTACGTGGGCGTGTCGCCCTTCGCGCTCTGGCAGCGCGTCCTGGACGTGGAGCGCGAGCGCGCGGGCTGA
- the queG gene encoding tRNA epoxyqueuosine(34) reductase QueG, with product MYATQLPTARLRQLAQDVGFDLIGFARAEPIPPSSLMSWLEAGYDADMDWMGSRAEERLDVSVLLPGARTVLSFANNYWRDDEPSQGSPIARYARGRDYHSTLRDRMKAFRKTINAWYPGLGTYGGVDSGPMMEKVWAARGGLGYVGKNGCLITESHGSWVLLATLILDAEVDAYPDGPVADRCGSCRRCLMACPTGALVGNRQVDARACLSYQTIENRDRDVPEAFRLKFDNLIFGCDICQQVCPLNRKPVFADDERFMPRAVASLGTLELAALTPEQYKELIPGTALARARYDGLRRNAVYALGVARQAHARPLLEKLSGDDSELVRSAARWALLQLEP from the coding sequence GTGTACGCGACGCAACTGCCCACTGCCCGGCTCCGGCAGCTCGCCCAGGACGTGGGCTTCGACCTCATCGGCTTCGCGCGCGCGGAGCCCATTCCGCCGTCGTCGCTGATGTCGTGGCTGGAGGCCGGCTACGACGCGGACATGGACTGGATGGGATCGCGCGCGGAGGAGCGGCTCGACGTGTCGGTGCTCCTTCCGGGAGCGCGCACGGTGCTGTCATTCGCGAACAACTACTGGCGGGACGATGAGCCGTCGCAGGGCTCACCCATCGCGCGGTACGCGAGGGGCCGCGACTACCACTCCACGCTGCGCGACCGGATGAAGGCGTTCCGCAAGACGATCAACGCCTGGTACCCGGGGCTGGGCACCTACGGCGGCGTGGACAGCGGACCCATGATGGAGAAGGTCTGGGCCGCTCGCGGCGGCCTGGGCTACGTGGGCAAGAACGGCTGTCTCATCACGGAGTCGCACGGCTCGTGGGTGCTGCTGGCCACGCTCATCCTGGACGCGGAGGTGGACGCGTACCCGGATGGACCGGTGGCGGACCGGTGCGGTTCCTGCCGGCGGTGTCTCATGGCGTGTCCCACGGGCGCACTGGTGGGCAACCGGCAGGTGGATGCGCGCGCGTGCCTGTCGTACCAGACCATCGAGAACCGCGACCGTGACGTGCCGGAGGCGTTCCGGCTCAAGTTCGACAACCTCATCTTCGGCTGCGACATCTGCCAGCAGGTGTGCCCGCTGAACCGCAAGCCGGTGTTCGCGGACGACGAGCGTTTCATGCCCCGCGCGGTGGCCTCGCTGGGCACGCTGGAGCTGGCGGCGCTGACACCCGAGCAATACAAGGAACTCATTCCAGGCACGGCGCTGGCGCGCGCGCGGTACGACGGTTTGAGGCGCAACGCTGTCTATGCACTGGGCGTCGCACGGCAGGCGCACGCCCGGCCGCTGCTCGAAAAACTCAGCGGCGACGACAGCGAGCTGGTACGCAGCGCCGCACGATGGGCGCTTCTGCAACTGGAGCCGTGA